Below is a window of Fibrobacter sp. UWB11 DNA.
CAACAGTGGTTTTCTCTTTTTTTGTCTGCGAGCGCGAACGGGCAGAACCGGAACTTTTAGCTTCGGCATAGACGTTCAGAAACAGCAATAGGACTAAAAAAAGAATTCGCACGCTTGTAATTTAATAAAATCAATTGAAAAACGCAAAAGCTCCCGGCAGAAAAGCCAAGAGCCTTGCAAAATGATTTTTTAGAAACCGAGCGGTCTTTTTCATCAGCTTCGGCATCTGGAAAAGGAGGGTCTTAGGGAGGGCGGAGCCTTCCCTAGTCGCAAGGAACTTACGTTTAGTAAGTTCCTAACAGATGGCGCACACGGTCCATCATGACCTTGGCCTTGGCGCGGGCGCGTTCCTTACCGTAAGCAAGAATCTTTTCGATTTCATCGGTATGGTCGAGCAAATAGAAATACTTTTCGCGAGCGGCACCGAGATGTTCTTCGAGGACGTTCTGGAGTTCCTGCTTGGCATGCCCCCAGCCCATGCCGCCGGCGCGGTAGCGTGCTGCGAGAGCTTCGGTCTGTTCCGGCGTTGCAAAGAGTTTGTACAACTTAAACACGTTGCAAGTATCCGGATCCTTCGGTTCTTCGATGCTCTGGGAGTTCGTCACAATCTTGCCGAGACGCTTCTTGAGTGCCTTCGGTTCGAGGAAGATGTCGATGTAGTTGTCGTAGGACTTGCTCATCTTGCGACCATCGAGACCCGGGATAACACCAGTCGATTCCTGGAAAACCGGTTCCGGAATGGTGAACACGTCTTCGCCAAAATGCTTGTTGAACTTGATGGCGATATCGCGAGCAAATTCGACGTGTTGCTTTTGGTCCTTGCCCACCGGCACGATGTCGGCGCTGAACATGAGGATGTCGGCATCCATGAGGCA
It encodes the following:
- a CDS encoding tryptophan--tRNA ligase, whose translation is MKKISLTGIKPTGTPHLGNYVGAIRPALELTKTYDTVYFIADYHALTTVQNGAEMRANIYKVAATWLALGLNPEESLFYKQSDIPEIFELSWALSCFTPKGFMNRAHAYKAKVEANTAAGVDVDSNVNMGLYCYPCLMDADILMFSADIVPVGKDQKQHVEFARDIAIKFNKHFGEDVFTIPEPVFQESTGVIPGLDGRKMSKSYDNYIDIFLEPKALKKRLGKIVTNSQSIEEPKDPDTCNVFKLYKLFATPEQTEALAARYRAGGMGWGHAKQELQNVLEEHLGAAREKYFYLLDHTDEIEKILAYGKERARAKAKVMMDRVRHLLGTY